A single region of the Gemmatimonadota bacterium genome encodes:
- a CDS encoding zinc ribbon domain-containing protein has translation MPTYEYRCPEGHDFEAFQKMSDPPVASCPECGRDGERRLSGGAGLLFKGSGFYTTDYRSESYKRAAASEADASGDKDAGGAKESSSKEAKKAPPGSGEASGADAG, from the coding sequence ATGCCTACGTACGAATACCGGTGCCCGGAAGGCCACGACTTCGAGGCGTTCCAGAAGATGAGCGACCCGCCCGTGGCGAGTTGTCCCGAATGCGGGAGGGACGGCGAACGTCGGCTGTCGGGGGGCGCCGGGCTTCTGTTCAAGGGGTCGGGCTTCTACACGACCGACTATCGCTCGGAATCCTACAAGCGAGCCGCCGCATCCGAGGCCGACGCGTCCGGCGACAAGGACGCCGGCGGGGCCAAGGAGTCCTCCTCGAAGGAAGCGAAGAAGGCGCCGCCTGGATCCGGTGAAGCCAGCGGCGCGGACGCCGGATGA
- a CDS encoding methylmalonyl-CoA mutase family protein, protein MNGPGERERWEETTLADAHARGPERRATFETPGGIPIDPVYTGRDAPAEEEIGFPGEWPFTRGVQATMYRGRLWTMRQYAGFGTAEETNARYRYLLERGTTGLSVAFDLPTQMGYDSDHAMAAGEVGRVGVAVDGIADMRALFADIPLERVSTSMTINATAPILLALYVALADERGVARDELAGTIQNDILKEYIARGTYIYPVEPSLRFITDVFAFCALELPRWNTVSISGYHIREAGATAAQEVAFTFANALEYADRAVAAGQDIEEFGRRLSFFFAAHNDLFEEVAKFRAARRLWAHLVRERYGGSDRAARLRFHTQTGGVTLQAQQPQVNLVRVAVQALAAVLGGTQSLHTNAYDEALALPTEESAGLALRTQQVLAHETGVGDAVDPLGGSYYVEALTTEIERRARAYLSRVEELGGAARAIGFFQQEIERAAYEHQLAVESGERVVVGVNAFQEEATPPRIEAPDFAELERRQRERLAELRADRDDAGVSEALSAVRAAALGTDNLMPPIINAVKAGATLGELSDELRGAWGVYRPA, encoded by the coding sequence ATGAACGGGCCGGGCGAGCGCGAACGCTGGGAGGAGACGACGCTGGCGGATGCGCACGCGCGCGGGCCCGAACGCCGGGCGACGTTCGAGACGCCGGGCGGCATTCCCATCGACCCCGTCTACACCGGCCGCGACGCTCCCGCCGAGGAGGAGATCGGGTTTCCGGGCGAGTGGCCGTTCACGCGCGGCGTCCAGGCGACCATGTACCGGGGCCGTCTGTGGACCATGCGCCAGTACGCCGGGTTCGGCACCGCCGAGGAGACCAACGCGCGCTACCGCTACCTCCTGGAGCGGGGCACCACCGGCCTGAGCGTCGCGTTCGATCTGCCCACGCAGATGGGCTACGATTCCGACCACGCCATGGCGGCGGGCGAGGTGGGGCGGGTTGGCGTGGCCGTCGACGGGATCGCCGACATGCGGGCGCTGTTCGCGGACATCCCGTTGGAGCGCGTGTCCACGTCCATGACTATCAACGCCACGGCGCCCATCCTGCTCGCGCTCTACGTCGCGCTCGCCGACGAGCGCGGCGTCGCTCGCGACGAGCTCGCGGGGACCATCCAGAACGACATCCTCAAGGAGTACATCGCCCGCGGCACCTACATCTATCCCGTGGAGCCGAGCCTCAGGTTCATCACGGACGTGTTCGCGTTCTGCGCCCTCGAGCTGCCGCGCTGGAATACCGTATCCATCAGCGGCTATCACATCCGGGAGGCGGGAGCGACGGCCGCGCAGGAGGTCGCGTTCACCTTCGCCAACGCGCTCGAGTACGCCGACCGGGCGGTCGCCGCCGGACAGGACATCGAGGAATTCGGGCGCAGGCTGTCGTTCTTCTTCGCGGCCCACAACGACCTGTTCGAGGAGGTGGCGAAGTTCCGGGCCGCGCGGCGGCTGTGGGCGCACCTGGTGCGGGAGCGCTACGGCGGCTCCGATCGCGCGGCGCGGCTGCGCTTCCACACCCAGACGGGCGGCGTGACTCTGCAGGCGCAGCAACCGCAGGTGAACCTGGTGCGGGTGGCCGTTCAGGCGCTGGCGGCGGTGCTCGGCGGCACGCAGTCGCTGCACACCAACGCCTACGACGAAGCGCTCGCGTTGCCCACCGAGGAGTCGGCCGGGCTGGCGCTGCGGACGCAGCAGGTGCTGGCGCACGAAACCGGCGTCGGCGACGCGGTGGACCCGCTCGGCGGCAGCTACTACGTGGAAGCGCTGACGACCGAGATCGAGCGGCGCGCGCGCGCCTATCTGAGCCGAGTGGAAGAGCTGGGCGGGGCGGCCCGGGCGATCGGCTTCTTCCAGCAGGAGATCGAGCGCGCGGCCTACGAGCACCAGCTGGCCGTCGAGTCCGGCGAGCGCGTCGTGGTGGGCGTGAACGCCTTCCAGGAGGAGGCGACTCCACCCAGGATCGAGGCGCCGGACTTCGCCGAGCTCGAGCGACGGCAGCGCGAACGGCTGGCGGAGCTGCGGGCGGATCGAGACGACGCCGGCGTCTCGGAGGCGCTGAGCGCGGTGCGCGCGGCCGCGCTCGGCACCGACAACCTCATGCCGCCGATCATCAACGCGGTGAAGGCGGGCGCCACGCTGGGGGAGTTGAGCGACGAACTCCGGGGCGCTTGGGGGGTCTATCGTCCCGCCTGA
- a CDS encoding biotin/lipoyl-containing protein, which yields MRYHVAVGERTYEVEVDGDSVRLDGREVEVDLASAIDSPVGHLMLDGRSWTVVAEPGETAGSWLVALAGSAPAEVEVVDDRTLAIRALTQTGAGTRGPEPLKAPMPGLIVRVEVGEGESVSAGQAVIVMEAMKMQNELRAAAAGVVRRVAVEPGAAVERGATLVEFAEGGS from the coding sequence ATGCGCTACCACGTAGCCGTCGGCGAGCGCACCTACGAGGTGGAGGTCGACGGCGACTCGGTGCGACTCGACGGCCGCGAGGTGGAGGTGGACTTGGCCTCGGCTATCGACAGCCCGGTGGGCCACCTGATGCTGGACGGGCGATCGTGGACGGTCGTCGCCGAACCGGGCGAAACGGCCGGAAGCTGGCTGGTCGCGCTCGCGGGCTCGGCGCCGGCCGAGGTGGAGGTCGTGGACGACCGGACCCTGGCGATCCGCGCGCTGACGCAGACCGGCGCGGGCACACGAGGGCCGGAGCCCCTCAAGGCGCCCATGCCTGGCCTGATCGTGCGCGTCGAGGTCGGCGAGGGGGAATCGGTCAGCGCCGGCCAGGCGGTGATCGTGATGGAGGCGATGAAGATGCAGAACGAGCTGCGCGCGGCGGCGGCGGGCGTGGTCCGGCGCGTCGCCGTGGAGCCCGGCGCCGCCGTGGAGAGGGGCGCCACCCTGGTGGAATTCGCCGAGGGGGGCTCATGA
- a CDS encoding acetyl-CoA carboxylase biotin carboxylase subunit, whose amino-acid sequence MLVANRGEIALRVVRACHDLGVPAVAVFSDADRTAPHVLAAAEARHLGASPASESYLRGDAIIAAARESGCDAVHPGYGFLAENAAFAQAVADAGLIFVGPPAAAIAAMGDKTEARRRMAQVGVPVVPGTVEPLEDPDAAAEAAREVGYPVLIKAVGGGGGKGMRVVGASEELADAFRAARAEAVAAFGDGRVYLERFLQGPRHIEIQVLADAHGAVVHLGERECSIQRRHQKLVEEAPSGVLSAAQRKEMGGAAVAAARAVGYASAGTVEFLWVDGRFYFLEMNTRLQVEHPVTEFVTGIDLVEWQLRVAAGERLPFEQEDIRLRGHAIECRITSEDPRHGFLPSTGVVRHLQVPAGPGVRWDGGIARGQEVTLHYDPLLGKLIAHAPTREAAIARMSRALAELRIVGVDTSVPFHRALMDHPEFRAGDLDIGFLEHHGEELGLGPDGDGRDEAIAVTAALAEHRRRRRTAVRRVDGAGRSGSRWRDLGWR is encoded by the coding sequence GTGCTGGTCGCGAACCGCGGCGAGATCGCCCTGCGCGTAGTCAGGGCGTGTCACGACCTGGGCGTACCGGCCGTGGCGGTATTCTCCGACGCAGATCGGACGGCGCCCCACGTGCTGGCGGCCGCTGAGGCCAGGCACTTAGGCGCCTCGCCTGCTTCCGAGAGCTATCTGCGCGGCGACGCGATCATCGCCGCGGCGCGGGAGTCGGGGTGCGACGCGGTGCACCCCGGATACGGGTTCCTGGCCGAGAACGCGGCGTTCGCGCAGGCCGTCGCGGACGCCGGCCTGATCTTCGTTGGCCCGCCCGCCGCGGCGATCGCCGCAATGGGCGACAAGACCGAGGCGCGCCGCCGCATGGCGCAGGTGGGCGTGCCGGTCGTCCCGGGGACCGTCGAGCCGCTCGAGGACCCGGACGCCGCGGCCGAGGCGGCTCGGGAAGTCGGCTACCCGGTCCTCATCAAGGCCGTCGGCGGTGGGGGCGGCAAGGGGATGCGCGTCGTCGGAGCTTCCGAGGAGCTGGCCGACGCGTTTCGGGCCGCCAGGGCCGAGGCGGTCGCCGCTTTCGGCGACGGACGAGTCTACCTGGAGCGTTTCCTCCAGGGGCCGCGACACATCGAAATCCAGGTGCTGGCAGACGCGCACGGCGCCGTGGTGCACCTGGGCGAGCGCGAGTGCTCCATTCAGCGGAGGCACCAGAAGCTCGTCGAGGAGGCGCCCTCGGGGGTGCTGAGCGCCGCGCAGCGCAAGGAGATGGGTGGCGCCGCGGTGGCGGCGGCGCGCGCCGTCGGTTACGCGAGCGCGGGCACCGTGGAGTTCCTGTGGGTGGATGGCCGGTTCTACTTTCTCGAGATGAACACCCGGCTCCAGGTGGAGCACCCCGTTACCGAGTTCGTGACGGGCATCGATCTGGTCGAATGGCAGCTGCGCGTGGCCGCCGGAGAGCGGCTGCCGTTCGAGCAGGAGGACATCCGGCTGCGCGGGCACGCCATCGAGTGCCGCATCACGAGCGAGGATCCGCGCCACGGCTTCCTGCCCTCCACCGGCGTCGTGCGCCACCTGCAAGTTCCCGCCGGGCCCGGCGTGCGCTGGGACGGCGGAATCGCGCGGGGGCAGGAGGTGACCCTCCACTACGACCCACTGCTCGGGAAGTTGATCGCGCACGCTCCCACGCGAGAGGCCGCCATCGCCCGCATGAGCCGCGCCCTGGCGGAGCTGAGGATCGTGGGCGTCGACACCAGCGTGCCCTTCCACCGGGCCCTGATGGATCACCCGGAATTCCGCGCGGGGGACCTCGACATCGGCTTCCTCGAACACCACGGTGAGGAGTTGGGGCTCGGGCCGGACGGAGACGGCAGGGACGAGGCCATCGCCGTGACGGCGGCGCTGGCGGAGCACCGCAGGCGGCGCCGCACGGCGGTCAGACGCGTCGACGGCGCGGGTCGCTCGGGGTCCCGCTGGAGAGACCTGGGATGGCGGTGA
- the argS gene encoding arginine--tRNA ligase: MTDALERQLAEIARALGVHGAVEVHLEKPRNPEHGDVASNLALVLAGRLGRPPREIAAEVLERLDRAAAGVATAEIAGPGFINFRLASGVVRERLAAILTAAERWGRSSAGRGRRVQVEFVSANPTGPLHVAHGRGAAFGDAIASLLEWTGHDVEREFYVNDAGAQIDKLGESVEARWRQSRGEEATLPEGGYQGDYVVELAGRLDGVLGERLSAMDVAERCALLALEAKAEMREAQRLDLEAFGVEFDSFFAESRVYETGAIGATLDDLAARGLTYEEGGALWLRTSAHGDDKDRVLIKSDGSYTYFLPDIAYHRDKAERGFERLIDVWGADHHGYVARMQAALASLGHPGMLDVQIVQMVRVMRDGEEVKLSKRAGDIVTLRDLIDETGRDVARYFFLMRKPDAQMVFDLGLALDESEKNPVYKVKYAHARMMSIFRRAGVDPDGAGDGADLDLLNDPAEVDLIQRLAQFPEVVERAAQASSPHLICEYLEGTAGAVNSWYHAGNPSRRPELAVLVEDEGLRRARLALARGIRTVLRNGLALLGLEAPDRMDRREPA, encoded by the coding sequence ATGACCGACGCCCTGGAGCGCCAGCTCGCCGAGATCGCGCGGGCGCTGGGCGTCCACGGCGCGGTGGAGGTGCACCTGGAGAAGCCGCGCAACCCGGAGCATGGGGACGTGGCGTCCAACCTCGCGCTCGTCCTGGCGGGACGCCTGGGCCGCCCTCCGCGGGAGATCGCGGCCGAGGTGCTGGAGCGTCTCGATCGGGCCGCGGCCGGCGTTGCGACGGCGGAGATCGCCGGGCCGGGCTTCATCAATTTCCGCCTCGCCTCGGGCGTCGTACGCGAGCGCCTCGCCGCCATCCTGACGGCGGCGGAGCGCTGGGGCCGCTCTTCGGCCGGACGGGGCAGGCGCGTCCAGGTGGAGTTCGTGTCGGCCAACCCCACGGGCCCTTTGCACGTGGCGCACGGGCGCGGCGCCGCGTTCGGCGACGCGATCGCCAGCTTGCTGGAGTGGACCGGCCACGACGTCGAGCGAGAGTTCTACGTCAACGACGCCGGCGCCCAGATCGACAAGCTGGGGGAGTCCGTCGAGGCCCGCTGGCGGCAGTCGCGAGGGGAAGAGGCCACGCTCCCCGAAGGCGGCTACCAGGGGGATTACGTGGTGGAGCTGGCGGGCCGGCTGGACGGCGTCCTGGGCGAGCGCCTCTCCGCAATGGACGTTGCCGAACGCTGCGCGCTGCTGGCGTTGGAAGCGAAGGCCGAGATGCGCGAGGCGCAGCGGCTGGACCTGGAGGCGTTCGGCGTGGAGTTCGACTCCTTTTTCGCCGAGTCGCGGGTCTACGAGACCGGCGCGATCGGGGCGACGTTGGACGACCTGGCCGCGCGCGGGCTGACCTACGAAGAGGGCGGAGCGCTGTGGTTGCGCACCTCCGCGCACGGGGACGACAAGGATCGGGTTTTGATCAAGAGCGACGGATCCTATACGTACTTTCTCCCCGACATCGCCTACCACAGGGACAAGGCGGAGCGCGGCTTCGAGCGCCTGATCGACGTCTGGGGGGCCGATCACCACGGCTACGTTGCGCGCATGCAGGCCGCGCTGGCCTCGCTGGGCCATCCGGGCATGCTGGATGTTCAGATCGTCCAGATGGTGCGCGTGATGCGCGACGGCGAAGAGGTGAAGCTGAGCAAGCGGGCGGGCGACATCGTGACCCTGCGTGATCTCATCGACGAGACGGGACGGGACGTGGCGCGCTACTTCTTCCTCATGCGCAAACCCGACGCCCAGATGGTTTTCGACCTGGGACTGGCCCTGGACGAGTCCGAAAAGAATCCGGTCTACAAGGTCAAGTACGCCCACGCCCGCATGATGAGCATCTTTCGGCGCGCCGGCGTGGATCCGGACGGCGCCGGAGACGGGGCGGATCTGGATCTCCTGAATGACCCGGCCGAGGTGGACCTGATTCAGCGCCTGGCCCAGTTCCCGGAAGTGGTGGAGCGGGCGGCGCAGGCTTCGAGCCCCCACCTGATCTGTGAGTACCTGGAAGGGACGGCCGGGGCGGTCAATTCGTGGTACCACGCCGGCAACCCCAGCAGACGACCCGAATTGGCGGTCCTGGTCGAGGACGAAGGGCTGCGACGCGCGCGCCTGGCGCTGGCGCGCGGTATCCGCACCGTGCTTCGCAACGGTCTGGCGCTGTTGGGCCTGGAGGCCCCCGATCGCATGGAC
- a CDS encoding acyl-CoA carboxylase subunit beta, translating to MRERLARLEELRTEAAKGGGERRLATQHERGKLSARERLDLLLDEESFVELDRFVTHRATGFGLEEQRILGDGVVTGWGTIHGRLVYVFSQDFTVFGGSLSEAHAEKIVKVMDLALRNGAPVIGLNDSGGARIQEGVVSLGGYADIFLRNTLASGVVPQISAILGPCAGGAVYSPAITDFVFMTRGTSYMFVTGPNVVKTVTHEDVDMEGLGGADVHAGTSGVAHFACDSEPECLERIRALFAYIPQNNGEDPPTRATEDPFDRMDEALLDVVPDDPSQPYDIHDVIRCVVDDGAFYEVQPDFAANIVVGFAHLGGRSVGIVANQPAVLAGVLDIDSAVKGARFVRFCDAFNIPLLVFEDVPGFLPGVAQEHGGIIRHGAKLLYAFCEATVPRLTVITRKAYGGAYDVMNSKHIRGDVNFAWPTAEIAVMGPKGAVEILFRREIADADDPAAAASAREAEYRERFAHPYIAAGRGYVDDIIDPRETRPLLINALDTLRAKRAKNPPRKHGNIPL from the coding sequence ATGCGCGAGCGGCTGGCTCGGCTCGAAGAGCTCCGCACGGAGGCGGCGAAGGGCGGCGGCGAGCGGCGCCTGGCGACGCAGCACGAGCGCGGCAAGCTGTCGGCGCGCGAACGCCTGGACCTGCTCCTGGACGAAGAGAGCTTCGTCGAGCTGGACCGCTTCGTGACCCACCGGGCCACCGGGTTCGGGCTCGAAGAGCAGCGCATCCTGGGGGACGGCGTCGTTACCGGGTGGGGCACCATTCACGGACGGCTCGTCTACGTGTTCAGCCAGGACTTCACCGTATTCGGCGGCTCGCTGTCCGAAGCCCACGCGGAGAAGATCGTCAAGGTCATGGACCTGGCGCTCCGCAACGGCGCCCCCGTAATCGGCCTCAACGACTCCGGGGGGGCGCGCATCCAGGAGGGCGTCGTGAGCCTCGGTGGGTACGCGGACATCTTCCTGCGGAACACGCTGGCGTCCGGCGTGGTGCCGCAGATCAGCGCCATCCTCGGTCCGTGCGCCGGCGGCGCGGTGTACTCGCCCGCGATCACGGATTTCGTCTTCATGACGCGGGGCACGAGCTACATGTTCGTCACGGGGCCGAACGTCGTGAAGACGGTCACGCACGAGGATGTGGACATGGAAGGGCTGGGCGGCGCCGACGTGCACGCGGGTACGTCGGGGGTCGCCCACTTCGCGTGTGACAGCGAGCCCGAGTGCCTCGAGCGCATCCGCGCTCTGTTCGCCTACATTCCGCAAAACAACGGTGAGGACCCCCCCACGCGCGCGACCGAAGATCCCTTCGACCGGATGGACGAGGCGCTGCTGGACGTGGTCCCGGACGATCCGTCGCAGCCGTACGATATCCACGACGTGATTCGCTGCGTGGTGGACGACGGAGCGTTCTACGAGGTACAGCCCGACTTCGCCGCCAACATCGTAGTGGGCTTCGCGCACCTCGGCGGTCGGTCGGTCGGCATCGTGGCGAATCAACCCGCCGTACTCGCGGGCGTCCTGGACATCGACAGCGCGGTGAAGGGAGCGCGCTTCGTGCGCTTCTGCGACGCGTTCAACATCCCCCTCCTGGTGTTCGAAGACGTCCCGGGCTTCCTGCCGGGGGTCGCCCAGGAGCACGGAGGCATCATCCGGCACGGCGCGAAGCTGCTGTACGCGTTCTGCGAAGCGACGGTGCCTCGCCTGACGGTGATCACGCGCAAGGCTTACGGCGGCGCGTACGACGTCATGAACTCCAAGCACATCCGGGGCGACGTGAACTTCGCATGGCCGACCGCGGAGATCGCCGTGATGGGCCCCAAGGGGGCCGTCGAGATCCTGTTCCGTCGCGAGATCGCGGACGCGGACGATCCGGCGGCGGCGGCGTCCGCGCGAGAGGCGGAGTACCGAGAACGCTTTGCGCACCCATACATCGCCGCCGGACGGGGCTACGTCGACGACATCATCGACCCGCGCGAGACGCGCCCGCTCCTCATCAACGCGCTCGATACGCTGCGCGCCAAGCGCGCCAAGAATCCGCCCCGGAAGCACGGCAATATTCCACTGTGA